A window of the Gossypium hirsutum isolate 1008001.06 chromosome A05, Gossypium_hirsutum_v2.1, whole genome shotgun sequence genome harbors these coding sequences:
- the LOC107937903 gene encoding nucleoprotein TPR isoform X6: MQEADGLGLNQFDRGGETEFEIDGKLPLSEHGECNKSPEGETSEVTGLQGPSSEAKQAISRDDASVSIGAASSSQPEKSFAASYQLTNKLAEEAIPCSHVDEKQAMGSPFGDYGDDKTLEEQQQCLPKGSFVSQDGSHERSHLTKFTGLPDPVLSLVRDGSPVRLSQLAEMIRSLDEDEYRHLLNLQAIVSIADVATYGLALSYQSDLFEKVKEELYLTSSTKDIFYLQLAEQSDLHMQSDHHCQQLIDEISVLRFSVNGVLEKNACLVEELAQCRSELQVFASEREELQSQYNALVDQNMSFHENEKLLKELADCRAMIAALQVEHSDISKSLATMTEERMKLEEEKELLALGKEKTAIDLEEYKDLLAALQVEKSNLNGNLALVTEERKKLNGEKEYFVHENKRLASELLVLQEQFATKHGQHIQLEAELKEVTVRLEKLIEENNFLNASLDLHKAKIAESESRATHNVKAGSQVKNLDAVSGVHENATEQEHSCQIPWKRDPELSTVVLEKALPDDFGGLSLALHEQEIFDESSGFLVLKELLKEAERILQNLGMAIEQIHSHSVSLQQSSSKPVVPGVSKLIQAFESRVPHDEPKVEERGLTECQSLGDLLDSTKEITEDLRAVLKLLVQDADNASSLYRGEKNCRKSANLTFGELMVLHESLKEYSNSLEATNIELAVLYEAIKQHSLLVEAKNKEFEVLHEALKQQESICSSENAELCQKLSDYQLRLTEMQGHFSDLQKRSDEMASDLYKQLESWQEEAAERALTVELEWKSKLTRIVETVRMLDGYVGRLSNSSFSNNSNDVLDTSSQVTTSVTSAINTIQDLQEKLEAANAGHDAISSSYKEVDEKYNDLLRKNEVMTQILQEMYNGLKKLLIDSCALVGEAEMNPKVEKLPDLLDYSKYTIFIEQLENVLGERLHLQSVNDQLNSELVNRTRDFEEMSRECLNSNAIRKLIEHVENVVELEDYETDSDKTPGSRLELLVYLLVKKYKEIVELASDCRKEFGSKVIELTELEEKMHQLDALRLQQELEIHTLKESLRHEEEALVTAHSELQEKKGELELSEQRVSSVREKLSIAVAKGKGLVVQRDGLKQSLAETSAELERCSQELQAKDARLQELEIKLKTYSEAGERVEALESELSYIRNSATALRESFLLKDSVLQRIEEILEELDLPEHFHSRDIIEKVDWLVKSTTGNSLPLTDWDQKSSIGGLHSDAGFVPVDTWKEDPQQGSTLVEDLRRKYEDLQGKFYRLAERNEMLEQSLMERNHLLQKWEELLDGINMPSQMQSMEPEEKIEWLGRAFTEANHERNSLQKKIDNLENYYRSVAAELEGSEKRVADLEADLQSVTLERDQLSEKLETMTSNHHNLSAKAAQFEVENENLQGKIYSLVERNELLEQSLMERSHLVQKWEELLDGIDMPSQMQSMEPEEKIEWLGRAITEANHERNSLQKKIDNLENYYGSLAADLEESEKRVADLEADLQSVTLERDQRSEKLETMTSNHHNFLAKAAHFEVENENLQIRVSGLQEELVKRMEEEEHLLRMDGEIRRLQHLISDVLLDADAKDLVSGGSSTACLERLLNKLIENYTNLKSMNPDLVDVEMDQPKIGDASLDEARSRDALTTEEDVASLKKKLEAMLLDLMQVKDERDEIFGKHQSLLHEVQALERKREELQELLNQEEQKLASLREKLNLAVRKGKSLVQQRDSLKKTTEDMNAELERLKSDLSHRENALADYELKMRDFSTYRERVESLEADSLFLRNHLLETERMFEEKGLLLSRILNAIADIDVGNEINISDPVEKLEQIEKVCHDLHAAAASLEQESRKSKTAAELLLAELNEVQERNDGLQEDLAKLASELTEVVKERDVAEAAKVEVLSRLEKLSAVHSEEKRKQYSELVMLQSSLDALRNGVNNVQGLASNIFSKDLEFLQNLEVIVKLCLEGGDAEDMSGWPYSTSSNLEDKENIHFIETWPVANMQDPMDDKSIVEVCGLLWHHLQDLRTEIAALKEKLIVQSKSLQEKGHGIWNVLEILHREKKSQKESFEAMRRNIMHLESVGEERDMEILVLRRNIAFLYEACANSVLEIENQKAELLGNNLGTADLGTKMKPVIFADGVRSLSGQNIVSAEENIKTMADKLFSTVKDFLRMKAEINEGSQREMRITIANLQKELQEKDIQKDRICMELVSQIKLAEASATNYSRDLQSSNTRVYDLEKELEVMREEQTSLQQRVKELENVQTNTVELQDRVKSLADVLSSKDQEIEALMQALDEEEVQMEELTKKIEELERVLQQKNTDLENLEASRGKVVKKLSVTVSRFDELRDLSESLITKVEQLQSQLQDRDAEISFLRQEVTRCTNDVLAASQVGNKRDSDEINEFLTWLESIVSRVGLPDLHFDTKNSQVPEYKEIIQRRIISITSELENLRGVAQNRDELLQAERSKVEELTRREETLKKTLHEKESQLNLLEGVGDVGQAAGLISEIVEVEPVINKRAIAGTSTTSQVRSLRKVNTDQVAIPIDADDGNNSRLEDEDEDKVHGFKSLTTSRVVPRFTRPITDMIDGLWVSCDRALMQQPALRLGIIIYWVLLHTLLGAFVF; this comes from the exons ATGCAGGAAGCTGATGGTTTGGGGTTGAACCAATTTGATAGGGGTGGTGAAACAGAGTTCGAAATTGATGGCAAACTTCCTTTGTCTGAGCATGGTGAATGCAATAAATCTCCTGAAGGGGAAACTTCAGAAGTAACTGGCTTGCAGGGGCCATCTAGTGAGGCCAAGCAGGCTATCAGTAGAGATGATGCATCTGTATCTATTGGGGCAGCCAGCAGTTCCCAACCAGAGAAAAGTTTTGCTGCTAGTTACCAGTTGACAAATAAACTTGCTGAAGAAGCAATACCTTGTTCACATGTTGATGAAAAGCAAGCAATGGGCTCTCCATTTGGTGATTACGGTGATGACAAGACTTTGGAAGAACAGCAGCAATGTTTACCCAAGGGCTCCTTTGTGTCTCAGGATGGAAGTCATGAAAGATCTCATCTGACAAAGTTCACAGGTTTGCCAGATCCAGTTCTGTCTCTTGTCAGAGATGGTTCTCCTGTCAGACTCTCTCAGCTAGCAGAGATGATAAGAAGTCTAGATGAAGATGAATATAGGCATCTGCTAAACTTGCAAGCAATAGTATCTATTGCAGATGTTGCAACTTACGGTTTAGCGCTATCTTATCAGTCAGATTTATTTGAGAAAGTAAAAGAGGAGTTGTATCTCACAAGTTCTACGAAAGATATATTTTACTTGCAACTTGCTGAGCAGTCTGATCTGCATATGCAATCTGATCACCATTGTCAGCAGCTTATTGATGAGATATCTGTTCTTCGCTTTTCCGTCAACGGGGTTCTTGAGAAGAATGCATGCCTTGTAGAAGAGCTAGCACAATGCAGGTCTGAACTCCAGGTTTTTGCTAGTGAGAGGGAGGAACTGCAAAGCCAATATAATGCACTTGTGGATCAGAACATGTCCTTTCACGAGAATGAGAAGCTACTGAAAGAATTAGCTGACTGCAGAGCCATGATTGCAGCTTTACAGGTGGAACATTCTGATATAAGCAAGAGTCTTGCTACGATGACGGAAGAGAGAATGaagcttgaagaagaaaaggAGTTGCTTgcactcgggaaagagaaaacaGCTATTGACTTGGAAGAATATAAGGATTTGCTGGCTGCTTTACAAGTTGAAAAGTCGAACTTGAATGGGAACCTTGCTTTAGTTACAGAGGAGAGAAAGAAGCTTAATGGGGAAAAGGAGTATTTTGTCCATGAGAACAAGAGACTTGCTTCTGAGCTGCTTGTTCTTCAAGAGCAGTTTGCTACAAAACATGGGCAACACATACAACTTGAGGCTGAATTAAAAGAAGTAACAGTACGACTGGAGAAGCTAATAGaggaaaataattttctcaatgcCAGTCTGGACCTGCATAAGGCCAAGATAGCTGAAAGCGAGAGTAGGGCAACCCACAATGTTAAAGCTGGGAGTCAAGTAAAAAACTTGGATGCAGTTAGTGGGGTCCATGAAAATGCTACTGAACAAGAACATTCCTGCCAAATCCCTTGGAAGCGAGATCCTGAGTTATCCACCGTGGTATTGGAGAAAGCCTTGCCTGATGATTTTGGTGGGCTGTCACTTGCATTGCATGAGCAGGAAATCTTTGATGAATCttctggttttctagtcttgaaggaACTCTTGAAGGAGGCTGAAAGAATATTGCAAAACCTTGGAATGGCAATTGAACAGATACACTCCCATTCAGTGTCATTACAACAGTCCAGCAGTAAACCGGTTGTGCCAGGAGTATCAAAACTAATTCAAGCCTTTGAGTCAAGAGTGCCTCATGATGAACCTAAGGTTGAGGAAAGAGGTTTGACTGAATGTCAATCACTGGGAGACCTGCTTGATTCAACTAAAGAGATAACGGAAGATCTAAGAGCAGTGCTTAAGCTATTGGTTCAGGATGCTGATAATGCCAGTTCCTTATACAGAGGAGAGAAGAATTGTAGAAAATCTGCTAATTTGACATTCGGAGAGCTCATGGTTCTACATGAATCTTTGAAGGAATACAGTAATAGTCTTGAAGCAACCAACATTGAGCTGGCGGTTCTGTATGAAGCTATTAAGCAACATTCACTTTTAGTTGAAGCTAAGAACAAGGAATTTGAGGTTCTTCATGAAGCTCTAAAGCAGCAAGAAAGTATATGTAGTTCAGAAAATGCTGAGCTTTGCCAGAAATTGAGCGATTATCAGTTGAGACTTACTGAAATGCAGGGTCACTTTTCGGATTTACAGAAAAGGTCAGATGAGATGGCTTCTGATTTATATAAACAGTTAGAAAGTTGGCAGGAGGAGGCAGCTGAGAGGGCATTGACTGTTGAACTAGAATGGAAATCTAAGCTCACTCGGATTGTTGAGACAGTCAGGATGCTTGATGGATACGTTGGGAGGCTTTCCAACTCCAGCTTCTCAAATAACAGCAATGATGTTTTGGATACAAGTAGCCAGGTCACAACTTCTGTTACTTCTGCCATTAATACAATCCAAGATCTGCAAGAGAAACTAGAAGCTGCTAATGCAGGTCATGATGCGATTTCTAGTTCATACAAAGAAGTGGATGAGAAGTATAATGATTTACTCAGGAAGAATGAAGTTATGACACAGATACTACAGGAGATGTACAATGGCCTGAAGAAACTTTTAATAGATTCGTGTGCATTGGTGGGTGAGGCTGAGATGAATCCAAAAGTTGAGAAGCTTCCAGATCTCTTAGATTATAGCAAGTATACAATCTTCATTGAACAACTGGAGAATGTTTTGGGTGAAAGGCTACATCTCCAGTCTGTTAATGATCAACTTAATTCAGAATTGGTGAATAGGACAAGAGACTTTGAGGAAATGAGCAGGGAATGCCTTAATTCAAATGCCATTCGAAAGCTTATAGAACATGTTGAGAATGTTGTAGAACTGGAAGACTACGAAACTGACTCAGATAAAACACCTGGTTCCCGTCTTGAATTGTTAGTTTATTTGCTTGTTAAGAAATACAAAGAAATTGTTGAGCTGGCGAGTGATTGTAGAAAGGAGTTTGGTTCTAAGGTGATCGAATTGACAGAATTAGAGGAAAAGATGCATCAGTTAGATGCATTGAGGCTTCAGCAGGAGCTGGAAATCCATACTCTGAAAGAAAGTCTGCGCCATGAAGAGGAAGCCCTTGTGACTGCACATTCTGAGTTACAGGAGAAAAAAGGCGAACTTGAACTGTCAGAGCAGCGAGTGTCTTCAGTTAGGGAGAAGCTTAGCATAGCTGTGGCAAAGGGGAAAGGTTTGGTAGTGCAGCGTGATGGTCTTAAGCAGTCACTTGCAGAGACATCTGCTGAACTTGAGAGATGCTCTCAGGAATTACAAGCAAAAGATGCCCGACTTCAGGAATTAGAAATAAAACTGAAGACTTACTCAGAGGCAGGTGAGCGTGTGGAAGCTCTGGAATCTGAACTTTCATACATTCGCAACTCAGCTACTGCTTTAAGAGAATCATTTCTTCTCAAAGACTCCGTACTGCAGAGAATTGAAGAGATTTTAGAAGAACTAGATCTGCCTGAGCATTTCCATTCTAGAGATATTATTGAAAAGGTTGATTGGTTAGTAAAGTCCACCACTGGTAATTCTTTGCCTCTCACTGACTGGGATCAGAAAAGTTCAATTGGAGGTTTACACTCTGATGCAGGTTTTGTTCCTGTAGATACCTGGAAAGAAGATCCGCAACAAGGCTCAACTTTAGTGGaggacttgagaagaaaatatgaGGACCTTCAGGGTAAGTTTTATAGGTTGGCAGAACGAAATGAAATGCTGGAACAATCCTTAATGGAAAGGAACCACTTGTTGCAAAAATGGGAGGAGCTTTTGGATGGAATCAACATGCCCTCACAAATGCAATCCATGGAACCTGAAGAAAAGATTGAATGGTTAGGAAGGGCGTTTACAGAGGCTAATCATGAAAGAAATTCTTTGCAGAAGAAGATTGATAATCTTGAAAATTATTATAGGTCAGTAGCTGCTGAGTTGGAGGGGTCAGAAAAGAGAGTAGCTGATCTTGAGGCAGATCTTCAATCGGTTACGCTTGAGAGGGATCAACTTTCTGAAAAATTGGAGACTATGACTTCTAATCATCATAATCTTTCGGCGAAGGCAGCTCAATTTGAAGTTGAGAATGAAAACCTTCAGGGCAAGATTTATAGTTTGGTAGAACGAAATGAACTGTTGGAACAATCCTTAATGGAAAGGAGCCACTTGGTGCAAAAATGGGAGGAACTTTTGGATGGAATCGACATGCCTTCACAAATGCAATCCATGGAACCTGAAGAAAAGATTGAATGGTTAGGGAGGGCGATTACAGAGGCTAATCATGAAAGAAATTCTTTGCAGAAGAAGATTGATAATCTTGAAAATTATTATGGGTCACTAGCTGCTGATTTGGAGGAGTCAGAAAAGAGAGTAGCTGATCTTGAGGCAGACCTTCAATCAGTTACACTTGAGAGGGATCAACGTTCTGAAAAATTGGAGACTATGACTTCTAATCATCATAACTTTTTGGCAAAGGCAGCTCATTTTGAAGTTGAGAATGAAAACCTTCAGATTAGAGTCAGTGGTTTGCAGGAAGAATTGGTTAAGAGGATGGAGGAGGAGGAACATCTTCTTAGGATGGATGGTGAAATAAGGAGATTGCAGCACTTGATTTCTGATGTGTTACTGGACGCTGATGCAAAAGATTTGGTTTCAGGTGGTAGTAGTACTGCATGCTTGGAAAGATTATTGAATAAGCTTATAGAGAATTACACTAATCTCAAGTCCATGAATCCTGACCTGGTGGATGTTGAAATGGACCAGCCCAAGATAGGCGATGCAAGCCTTGATGAAGCTAGAAGCAGAGATGCACTTACTACTGAGGAGGATGTAGCTTCTTTAAAGAAAAAGCTGGAGGCAATGCTGCTTGACTTGATGCAGGTGAAGGATGAAAGAGATGAAATCTTTGGAAAGCATCAATCTTTGCTTCATGAAGTTCAAGCACTTGAAAGGAAAAGGGAAGAGTTGCAAGAGCTCCTTAATCAAGAAGAGCAGAAATTAGCTTCTCTGAGGGAAAAGTTAAATCTTGCCGTTAGAAAAGGGAAATCTTTGGTGCAGCAACGTGACAGCCTGAAGAAAACCACTGAAGATATGAATGCTGAGCTGGAACGCTTGAAATCTGACCTTAGCCACCGAGAAAATGCTCTGGCTGATTATGAATTGAAGATGAGGGACTTCTCTACTTACCGCGAAAGGGTAGAATCCTTAGAAGCTGACAGTCTGTTCTTGAGGAATCATCTGTTAGAAACTGAGCGCATGTTCGAGGAGAAAGGGCTTTTATTGAGCAGGATATTAAATGCAATAGCTGACATTGATGTTGGTAATGAAATTAACATCTCTGATCCGGTGGAGAAGTTGGAACAAATTGAGAAAGTTTGCCATGATTTGCATGCAGCTGCAGCTTCTTTGGAACAAGAGTCACGGAAGTCAAAGACTGCTGCAGAGCTACTGCTTGCAGAGTTGAATGAAGTGCAAGAGAGAAATGATGGTCTTCAGGAAGATCTAGCGAAACTTGCTAGTGAACTTACAGAAGTTGTGAAAGAAAGGGATGTGGCAGAGGCTGCAAAAGTTGAAGTTCTCTCACGTCTTGAGAAGTTGTCTGCAGTTCACTCTGAAGAAAAAAGGAAACAATATTCCGAATTAGTCATGTTACAATCTAGTTTAGACGCATTGAGAAATGGTGTCAATAATGTTCAGGGTTTGGCATCTAATATTTTCTCAAAGGACTTGGAATTTCTGCAAAATTTGGAGGTTATCGTTAAGTTATGCTTGGAAGGGGGTGATGCCGAAGATATGTCTGGCTGGCCATACAGTACCTCCAGCAATTTAGAGGACAAG GAGAACATTCACTTCATCGAAACTTGGCCGGTTGCCAATATGCAGGACCCTATGGATGACAAATCAATAGTTGAAGTTTGTGGTTTACTCTGGCATCACCTGCAAGATTTGAGAACTGAAATTGCTGCACTGAAGGAAAAGTTGATTGTGCAGTCAAAATCATTACAAGAAAAAGGTCATGGGATATGGAATGTATTGGAGATCCTGCATAGAGAAAAAAAATCTCAGAAAGAGTCATTTGAAGCTATGAGGAGAAACATTATGCATTTAGAATCAGTTGGGGAAGAGAGAGACATGGAGATTCTTGTGTTGAGAAGAAACATTGCCTTCCTTTATGAAGCATGTGCTAATTCAGTCTTGGAAATTGAGAACCAGAAAGCTGAGCTGTTAGGAAATAATTTAGGTACTGCAGATCTGGGGACTAAAATGAAGCCTGTAATATTCGCTGATGGAGTACGTTCTCTCAGTGGACAAAATATTGTTTCTGCTGAGGAAAATATCAAGACTATGGCAGATAAGCTTTTTTCAACAGTGAAAGATTTCCTGCGCATGAAAGCTGAAATTAACGAAGGAAGTCAGAGGGAAATGAGAATTACCATAGCAAATTTGCAGAAAGAGCTTCAGGAGAAGGATATCCAGAAAGATAGGATATGCATGGAGCTTGTTAGTCAAATCAAGTTAGCTGAAGCTTCTGCCACGAATTACTCACGAGATCTTCAATCATCAAATACCAGGGTGTATGATTTGGAGAAAGAACTGGAAGTAATGAGAGAAGAACAGACTTCATTGCAGCAGAGAGTAAAAGAACTGGAGAATGTGCAAACCAACACAGTGGAATTGCAGGATAGAGTCAAATCACTGGCAGATGTATTATCATCCAAGGACCAAG AAATTGAAGCCCTTATGCAAGCACTTGATGAGGAGGAGGTCCAAATGGAAGAGTTGACAAAGAAGATTGAGGAACTAGAGAGAGTCCTGCAACAGAAGAACACAGATTTAGAGAACCTTGAAGCTTCTCGTGGAAAGGTTGTGAAAAAGCTTTCCGTCACTGTGAGCAGGTTTGATGAACTTCGTGATCTATCAGAGAGTCTTATTACCAAGGTTGAACAGCTTCAATCACAACTACAAGATCGGGATGCTGAGATTTCCTTCTTAAGACAAGAGGTCACAAGATGCACCAATGATGTTCTTGCCGCATCACAAGTAGGCAATAAAAGAGACTCAGATGAGATAAATGAATTTCTGACTTGGTTGGAATCAATTGTTTCTCGTGTTGGGTTACCTGATCTGCATTTTGATACAAAGAATAGTCAGGTGCCTGAATACAAGGAAATAATACAAAGAAGGATCATTTCTATTACATCGGAGCTGGAAAACCTACGGGGGGTTGCTCAAAATAGGGATGAATTGTTGCAAGCAGAACGGAGTAAAGTGGAGGAGTTGACACGCAGAGAAGAAACTCTCAAGAAGACTTTGCATGAGAAGGAGTCCCAGTTAAATTTGCTTGAAGGTGTCGGAGATGTGGGTCAGGCAGCTGGTTTGATCTCTGAAATCGTGGAGGTTGAACCTGTG ATAAACAAGCGGGCAATAGCAGGGACCTCTACAACATCCCAAGTTCGTAGTTTGCGTAAAGTCAATACTGATCAAGTTGCTATTCCTATTGATGCGGATGATGGTAACAATAGTAGGttagaagatgaagatgaagataaaG TTCATGGTTTCAAATCACTTACCACGTCAAGAGTTGTTCCAAGGTTTACGAGACCAATAACTGATATGATAGATGGCTTATG GGTTTCTTGTGATCGGGCGCTCATGCAACAACCTGCCTTACGGCTTGGCATTATAATCTATTGGGTTTTATTGCATACGCTGTTGGGTGCTTTTGTATTTTGA